One genomic window of Actinoplanes lobatus includes the following:
- a CDS encoding MFS transporter, which translates to MSTVETSEPRVSTRSVYITFIFLGVAMATFASRIPQIRDHLGLSPSELGLVLLAIAAGSITSLPLAGHLVHRFGSRAMVGTMAVMLGVSLSAAAIGYHFGVVPVVVALYLYGFSTGAWDVAMNVQAAVVERKIGRSIMSRFHAGYSIGTVAGALVGAAVVKAGIGVTWHVVLACLLVTGAVVVSVRGFVPDETEPEPGGGTFSALAAWREPRTLLIGVFVLAFALTEGAGIDWINIALIDDYGTTAATGTLAFALFLAAMTVGRWYGPNLLDRYGRVPVLRALAVIGLGGLLIFVFGPSTPVAFAGALLWGLGASLGFPVGMSAAADEPSRAPARVGVVASIGYCAFLGGPPLIGFLGDHYTVSRGLLAVAMLLVLSIVLTPALREPDRAAGAARSDLGG; encoded by the coding sequence TTGAGCACGGTCGAGACGTCAGAACCGCGGGTCAGCACCCGCTCCGTCTACATCACCTTCATCTTCCTCGGCGTCGCCATGGCGACCTTCGCGTCCCGGATCCCGCAGATCCGCGACCACCTGGGGCTCAGCCCGTCGGAACTCGGGCTGGTCCTGCTCGCCATCGCGGCCGGCTCGATCACGTCGCTCCCGCTGGCCGGTCACCTGGTCCACCGGTTCGGGTCGCGGGCCATGGTCGGCACCATGGCGGTCATGCTGGGCGTGTCGCTGTCGGCCGCGGCGATCGGCTACCACTTCGGGGTCGTCCCGGTGGTCGTGGCGCTCTACCTGTACGGCTTCTCCACCGGCGCATGGGACGTCGCCATGAACGTCCAGGCCGCCGTCGTGGAACGGAAGATCGGCCGCTCGATCATGTCCCGGTTCCACGCCGGGTACAGCATCGGCACCGTCGCCGGAGCACTGGTCGGCGCCGCGGTGGTCAAAGCCGGCATCGGGGTCACCTGGCACGTGGTCCTCGCCTGCCTGCTGGTGACCGGGGCCGTCGTCGTGTCGGTCCGCGGATTCGTGCCGGACGAGACCGAACCCGAACCCGGCGGCGGCACATTCAGCGCGCTGGCCGCCTGGCGCGAGCCACGCACCCTGCTGATCGGCGTGTTCGTACTGGCCTTCGCGCTCACCGAAGGCGCCGGCATCGACTGGATCAACATCGCCCTGATCGACGACTACGGCACCACGGCGGCCACCGGCACACTCGCCTTCGCGCTGTTCCTGGCCGCCATGACGGTCGGCCGCTGGTACGGCCCCAACCTGCTGGACCGCTACGGCCGGGTCCCGGTGCTACGGGCCCTCGCGGTGATCGGCCTGGGCGGGCTGCTGATCTTCGTCTTCGGACCGTCCACCCCGGTCGCCTTCGCCGGCGCCCTGCTCTGGGGGCTGGGCGCGTCCCTCGGCTTCCCCGTCGGGATGAGCGCCGCCGCCGACGAGCCGTCCCGCGCCCCCGCCCGCGTCGGGGTGGTCGCCTCGATCGGCTACTGCGCCTTCCTCGGCGGGCCACCCCTGATCGGCTTCCTCGGCGACCACTACACGGTCTCGCGAGGACTGCTCGCAGTGGCGATGCTGCTGGTGCTGTCGATCGTGCTGACGCCGGCTCTACGCGAGCCTGATCGGGCGGCTGGCGCCGCTCGATCCGACCTGGGCGGCTGA